The Halomonas elongata DSM 2581 DNA segment TCAACCAGGCCGAGCCGACGCTGAAGGTGCTGGACAACCTGCGGACTTGAGTCGCTCTGTACGCAGGCATTCACGGCCTGAAAGAGAGCCCACTTGATCGAAAAATGGAAGGGCCCCGCCGAATCATTCGGCGGGGCCCTTTTCGTCGCTGAGCGGGGAAGCGTCAGCCGGAGGCCACTGACCGGGTGCCGCCATCGTTGCGACCGCGCTGCAACAGGAAGAGCACGATACCGATGGCCAGGCCGGCCACGTCGGTCATCAGGCCGCCATAGATCATGCACAGCGCGCCGATCAGCATGACGATGCGCTGCCAGGCCTTCACCGGGCCGAAGAACCAGGCCTGCACAGTGGCCGACAGCAGCACGATGCCCAGGGTGGCAGTGGCACCGACCCGCAGGATCTGCATCCAGGAGCCTTCCATCAGCATCGCCGGGCTGTAGAAGAACATGAACGGCACGATGAAGGCCGCCAGGCCGATCTTGAAGGATGCCACCGAGGTGCTCATGGCCCTGTCGCCGGAGATACCCGCCGCCGCGTAGGAGGCCAGTGCCACCGGCGGGGTGATCGCCGAGACCACCGCGAAGTAGAACACGAAGAAGTGCGCCACCAGCGGCTGGATGCCGATCTCGATCAGGCCCGGAGCCACCACCGAGGCGGCCACCGCATAGGCTGCCGTGGTCGGCATGCCCATGCCCAGCAGGATCGAGATGCACATGGCGAAGAACAGCGCCAGCAGTTGGCTGACCCCGGCCAGGCCCAGCAACAGCGAAGAGAAGCGTGCACCGACGCCGGTCAGGGCGATCACGCCGACGATCAGGCCGGCGCAGGCGCACACGGCGATGATCTGGATCGACATGCTGCCGGCCAGTTGCAGTGCCGTGAGGATAGCCCGCAGGCCCATCTTGTTCGGTGACAGCCAGCTCACCACGGCCGCCGACGCGGTGGCCAGGGTACCGGCACGGATCACCGAATAGCCCATGAACAGTGCCGCGATCAGGATGATGATCGGCGCGAAGAGATAGACCTGCTTGACCAGGCGGCGGAAGCGAGGAATTTCATCGCTGCGCATTCCGCGCATGCCCTTGCGAGCCGCCTCGAAGTCCACCATGCAGTAGATCGAGAGAAAGTAGAGGATGGCCGGGATAATGGCTGCCACGGCGATCTCGGTATAAGGAATACCGGTGACCTCGGCCATGATGAAGGCCCCGGCGCCCATGATCGGCGGCATGATCTGCCCGCCGGTGGAGGCGGCGGCCTCGATGGCGCCGGCGCTGCGGGCCGGATAGCCGACCTTCTTCATCAGTGGAATGGTCAGCGAACCGGTGGAGACCACGTTACCGGCCGATGTGCCGTTGATCATGCCCATCAGCCCGGAGGCGAAGATCGATACCTTGGCGGGGCCGCCTCGGGCACGGCCGGCTGCGGCAAAGGCGAAGTTGACGAAGTAGTCGCCGACCTTGGAGGCCTGCAGGAAGGCGGCGAAGATGATGAACAGGATGATGTAGGTCGAGGACACCGCCGTCGTCGGCCCGAGGATGCCGGCGTCGGTATAGACCTGACTGAAGAAGCGGCCGACCGAGAGCCCCGGATAGCCGAGGAAGCCCGGCAGATAAGGGCCGGCGAAGACATAGGCCAGGAAGATGGCCGAGATGATCACCAGCGCCAGACCGGCAACCCGGCGGGTCAGCTCGAGAATCAGCAGCGAACCGGCGATGGCCGCGTAGGAAATGCCCATGGGGGCGAAGGAAGTGCCGGTGGAGGCGCGCAACGGGCTGTTGAACATCACCAGCAGATAACCGGCCACGGCCATGGCGCAGACCATCAGCACCAGATCCGCCGGCGAGAGGCGTTCCCGGACCTGTCGATAGCTCCAGGACAGCAGGATGCCGGCCACGGTGGCCAGGATCAGAGGATAGCCGAAGTGCCAGGCCTCGACCTCCGGGGCGATGCGCATGGCGCCGGCGCTCATTTCCTGCTGCATCATGACTACCCGCACCAGGGCGTAGAGAGCGGGGATCAGCAGGGCATAGCTCAGCCAGCGCATCCAGGCGGCGGAGCGCCGACCGTCATCGTCGGCGAACTGGGTGCCGGCGTAGAGGCCGTAGCCGAGGATCAGGGCGCCGGCGATATGCAGGATGCGAAACGACCAGGTCTCGAGGGGATAGATGTTGAGCGAGACCAGGTGAAAGAGGGAGTAGGCAATGGCGAGAGTACCGAACAACAGCCACTGCCAACCGTTATAGAGGCGTCGGTTGGCCTCGACAGCGACCTCATCGACGCCTTCGGCGTTGACGGTCGGGACGTCGTCGGAGGAGGCCTCGTCACGGGATTGGGGAGTATGCGACATGAAAACACCCTTGGGTGTGGAACGGAGGTGCAGACAGGTGGCCCCGCACCGGTGTAGCCGGCACGGGGCAATGGGACGCTCGGAGGCTTACAGCTTCAGGTCCTCGGGGATCTCGTAGCCGTTCTCCTCGTACCAACGCACCGCGCCAGGATGGAAGGGCAGCACGGTGTTGTACTTGAGGTTCTCCGGCACGCTGAATTCGGCGCTGCGATGGATGTCGCGCATCTTGTCGTTATTCTCCATGCTCAGCTTGGTGACCTCGTAGACGAAGTCTTCCGGCAGGTCACAGCCGGCGATGGTGAAGTTCCACATGGAGACGGCGCGGGCATCCTTCTCGAGTGTCTCGTAGGTGCTGGCCGGGATCTCGAAGGCGGAGACCGGGAACTCTTCCATTATCTTGGCCTGTTCTTCCTCGGTGAACTCGATGATGTTCACGTCGGTCTGGACCTCGAGCTGGCTGACGGCGGGGATCGGAATGCCGGCGGCGAAGGCGATGACATCGATCAGGCCATCCTGCAGTTGGCCGCCCAGGTCGTTCCAGCCGCCATTGCGCCGATCGAACTCGACGCCCAGGGTCTCGAGCATGGCCGGGAAGTAGGTGTCGGAGGTGGAAGCCGCCGGGCCGAAGCCGATGCTGGCGCCCTCGGGAATGTCGGAGATCGACTCGATGCCGCTGTCGGCCAGGGTAGTGATGGAGAACGGCGTCTCGTACATGGGGAAGAGCGCACAGACATTGTCCATCGGCACCCCGGGGGCCAGGGAGCTTTCGCCGGCCACGGCATCGGCGGCCGGTCCCATGGTGGTCAGGCCGAAGGCCACATCGCCGTTGTGCACCAGGGCGAGGTTCTGGTTGGGGCCGCCGGTGACTTCGCCGCCGCCGGACAGGCCGAGCTTATCGGCGATCAGGTTGGCCCAGCCAGAGCCGTAGACGAAGTAGGTGCCGCCTTGGCTTGCCGTGCCTACGGTGAAGTTTTCGGGCCAGTCGGCGCGATCGGCCTGGGCGGTGCCGGCGATCAGCATGGCGCCGGTCAGGGTGCCGGTGATCAGGCAAGTCTTGATGGTCATGGCGTGTCTCCCTTGCATTCTGGTTGTAGAGCGTCGATCCGATACCAGACCGACTTGGGTGTACGCCCCTAACATATAGCAAGGAACGCTCCAGAAGCGGGACAAAGCTTTCTATTCAGTTGGTTATATTTTCGAAGCACGACCAAAGTCGAATTGGTCGAGGGGCGCTGGGGCCGGAATTTCACACAGCCCGGGCGGCTGCTTGTGCGAAATTCCGCACACAAGGTTTTGGCGATGCAGGCCAGCGAACAATGACTGATAGACGAAGGTTTTATCGACCAAAGTTTTATTCGGTTTATTCTTGTCGTGCTGTCGCTTTTAACCGGCATGGTTGAGGGACTTTGGCAGAGTGAAGCTAAACAGCATCATCCATGCCGCCAGGTGAAGTCGAGACTCATCTTGCGAATCGATTGGAAATTGCCTATAGGTATGTAACCGGTTACATGAGGTGTGTCTTCATCCAAGACCAGGCAAATC contains these protein-coding regions:
- a CDS encoding TAXI family TRAP transporter solute-binding subunit, giving the protein MTIKTCLITGTLTGAMLIAGTAQADRADWPENFTVGTASQGGTYFVYGSGWANLIADKLGLSGGGEVTGGPNQNLALVHNGDVAFGLTTMGPAADAVAGESSLAPGVPMDNVCALFPMYETPFSITTLADSGIESISDIPEGASIGFGPAASTSDTYFPAMLETLGVEFDRRNGGWNDLGGQLQDGLIDVIAFAAGIPIPAVSQLEVQTDVNIIEFTEEEQAKIMEEFPVSAFEIPASTYETLEKDARAVSMWNFTIAGCDLPEDFVYEVTKLSMENNDKMRDIHRSAEFSVPENLKYNTVLPFHPGAVRWYEENGYEIPEDLKL
- a CDS encoding TRAP transporter permease; translated protein: MSHTPQSRDEASSDDVPTVNAEGVDEVAVEANRRLYNGWQWLLFGTLAIAYSLFHLVSLNIYPLETWSFRILHIAGALILGYGLYAGTQFADDDGRRSAAWMRWLSYALLIPALYALVRVVMMQQEMSAGAMRIAPEVEAWHFGYPLILATVAGILLSWSYRQVRERLSPADLVLMVCAMAVAGYLLVMFNSPLRASTGTSFAPMGISYAAIAGSLLILELTRRVAGLALVIISAIFLAYVFAGPYLPGFLGYPGLSVGRFFSQVYTDAGILGPTTAVSSTYIILFIIFAAFLQASKVGDYFVNFAFAAAGRARGGPAKVSIFASGLMGMINGTSAGNVVSTGSLTIPLMKKVGYPARSAGAIEAAASTGGQIMPPIMGAGAFIMAEVTGIPYTEIAVAAIIPAILYFLSIYCMVDFEAARKGMRGMRSDEIPRFRRLVKQVYLFAPIIILIAALFMGYSVIRAGTLATASAAVVSWLSPNKMGLRAILTALQLAGSMSIQIIAVCACAGLIVGVIALTGVGARFSSLLLGLAGVSQLLALFFAMCISILLGMGMPTTAAYAVAASVVAPGLIEIGIQPLVAHFFVFYFAVVSAITPPVALASYAAAGISGDRAMSTSVASFKIGLAAFIVPFMFFYSPAMLMEGSWMQILRVGATATLGIVLLSATVQAWFFGPVKAWQRIVMLIGALCMIYGGLMTDVAGLAIGIVLFLLQRGRNDGGTRSVASG